The Longimicrobium sp. genome has a segment encoding these proteins:
- a CDS encoding BrnA antitoxin family protein has translation MTNSYEAEKIERMWTDAEIDAIADAAVEFPPITEEDLKRAVAVSASGRIKVPISVRIDELALETIKAEGPRYQTRINDLIVAYAQGTTCALRPDVVEGFQAFGGDWVSRINDVLEDHLRQQSNRESRQQR, from the coding sequence ATGACCAACAGCTACGAGGCCGAGAAGATCGAGCGCATGTGGACGGATGCTGAGATCGACGCCATAGCGGACGCGGCCGTGGAATTCCCCCCGATCACGGAAGAAGATCTGAAGCGTGCGGTGGCGGTATCCGCGTCGGGCAGAATCAAAGTTCCGATCTCGGTCCGCATAGACGAGCTGGCCCTCGAGACAATCAAGGCCGAAGGTCCGCGTTACCAGACGCGGATAAACGACCTGATCGTCGCGTATGCGCAGGGGACAACATGCGCCCTGCGCCCGGATGTCGTCGAGGGGTTCCAAGCATTCGGTGGGGATTGGGTATCTCGGATCAACGACGTGCTCGAAGACCATCTTCGTCAACAATCCAACCGGGAGTCGCGTCAACAGCGGTGA